The Micromonospora violae DNA segment TCTCCAGCGTCGGGGTGATGCTGATGGACGTCAACCTCAACGCCCTCCTCACCGCCGTGACACCCGACGACGCGCGAGGACGCCGGGCCGGTGCCTACAGCGCCGTCAACTACGGCATCCGACCGCTCGGCGCGCTGGTCGGTGGCGCGTTGGGCACCACCATCGGGCTGCGGCCCACGTTGGCCATCGCCGGCCTGGGCGGCGCGCTCGCCGTGCTGTGGTTGCTCGCGTCACCGGTGCGCCACATCAAAACCCTCGACGAGCCGGCCTAACCCCGACCTACGACGGCGGCTGCCGGATCGGGGCACTCAGGCGTGGTCCCGGGCGGGCGGCCCGATCTCAACGGGCATCCGGTAGATCTGGACCGGGTAGTCGACGGCCGCGACCCCGCCGTTGAGCCCGGCGGTCAGGTGCAGCTGGGCCGCCGGCATCCAGAGCCGGGCATCGGCGTCGAGCCACATCGCGTCCACCCAGGCCAGTCGGGGGTCGGCGACGAGCGTCCGTACGTTGCGGTCGGGTGCGAGGACGAGGACGCGCCGCCGTTCCAGGTCGCTGAGGTAGATGGTGCCGGTGGCGTCGATGGCCGTGCCACCGGTGCTGGGTGTGTCACACCAGCGTTCGACAGTCCGGGCCATCTCGTCGGCGGACACCGACGGGTCGTCCAACCAGCGGGTGGCGATCCGGGACATCCCGCCGGAGGCCGGCTGGTAGTAGAGCCAGCGGCCGTCCGGCGACACCTCCAGTTGGTCGACGTGCAGGCGTACGTCGGCACCGTCCGGGTCACGCAGCACGCGACCGTCGGCGACCACCGGGCCGCCGGCCGTGCTCGGATGCCCGTCCAGCACGCGCCGGGGCCGACCCGAGTCGAGGTCGAGCACGATGAGGCCGGCGGCTCCGGCGTCGCTGAAGTACGCCATCCGGCCGTTGAAGCGGACGTCGTCGACATAGCTGCCCGGGTACACCGCCTCGTCGAGGTGGTAGACCCGCTCCACCTGGTCGCCGTCCAGGTTGACAGCGATCAGCCGGGCGCCGCCCGGCACCTGCGCTCCACCGAGCTGCGGCGTGCCCGAGTCGACGATCCACAACCGGCCGTCCGGGCCGCCGCGTAAACCGTTGACGTGCACGAACCCCTCACTCGGCGACCGGTTGGCACGGTTCCAGGCGACATCCGGGTACGGGACACGACGGCCGTCCGGCAACGCCTCGACCACTTGGACGCCGGGCCGATCCGCCGACGGGTAGCTCAGGAACACCCGCCCGCGCACTGTGGTCACGCCCGTGCACACCCGGTCTTCCTGGAACACCGGCGTCAACCGGTGGTCCTCCTCGGTGGGCAGCGACAACATCGCGCGGTATCCCCGGAGCGTGCCGGCCGAAACGCCGGTCGCAGGACACCGCCGGCGCTCAACCGGCGGCAGGGTGCCCTCGGCGCTCAGCGCATCGGCGGTGCCGGGGGGCCGACCTGGGTGGCGAGCCGCTTCGGGGCCAGCAGGCAGTAGCTCTCGGTCAGCAGCTCGCCGACCTCATCCCAGTCGGTGTCGTCGTCCAGGATCATGCCCACCACGGTCGGGCTCCAGTCCGGTTTGTAGAACGGGTGGCCCATGGCGAGCAGCCCGGCGATCTCGTCGAGTGGCGACCGGAAGGTCAGCAGGCAGGCCGGCTGGTCGAGTGCGGCAGCCCGGGCGTGGACCGGCTGACGATCGGGGTCGACGGTGAGCACGTGGGCGACGGTCCGTTTGCGGATGCGCCAGCGGGTGCCCACCCAGGCCGGCTCCTCGTAGGTCTCCGGCAGCCCGAGGCAGATCGGCCGCAGCCGGTCGAGGATCTCGGGTGGAACGTCTCCGGGTGCGGTCACGGCCAACGACGCTAACCGGTGGGTGTGACAAGTCCCGCCCGTCCAACCCGGGCCGGGCCGGTGGTGCGGGCCGTGCCGATCGGCCAGGATGGGCGGGGCGACAGTGGGCCGTCGCCCCGCCCGCCCCCCGTGCCCGCTGAGGAGTGCCGTGCCGTCCACCCTGCTCTCCCGCCGCGACCTCGACTTTCTGCTGCACGACTGGCTGCGGGTGTCCGAGCTCGTCGAGCGTCCCCGCTACGCCGAGCACTCCCGGGAGACGTTCGACGACGCCCTGGACCTCGCCGAGCGGGTGGCCACCGAGCAGTTCGCCCCGCACAACCGGGCCGCCGACCTCGCCGAACCCACCTTCGACGGGCAGCGGGTACGGCTGATCCCGCAGGTCCGCGCGGCGTTGGACAGCTTCGCCGAGACGGGCCTGCTCACCGCCGGGCTGGACGCCACGGTCGGTGGCCTGCAACTGCCGCAGGCCGTCGCGGCGGCCTGCTTCACCTGGTTCCAGGCCGCGAACGTGGCCACGTCGGCGTACCCGTTCCTCACCCTGGGCAACGCCAACCTGCTGCTGGCGCACGGCAGCCCCGAGCAGGTGGACACCTACGTCCGGCCCATGCTGGACGGCCGGTTCTTCGGCACCATGTGCCTGTCCGAGCCGCACGCCGGCAGCTCGCTGGCCGACATCACCACCCGCGCCGAGCCCCAGGCGGACGGCACGTACCGGCTCTTCGGCACCAAGATGTGGATCTCCGGTGGTGACCACGAGTTGGCCGAGAACATCGTCCACCTGGTGTTGGCGCGCATCCCCGGCGCGCCGCCCGGGGTCAAGGGCATCTCGCTGTTCATCGTCCCCAAGGTGCTGGTCGGTCCCGACGGGTCGCTCGGCGACCGCAACGACGTGGTGTTGGTCGGGCTCAACCACAAGATGGGGTTCCGGGGCACCACCAACACCCTGCTCAGCTTCGGCGACGGCGCACACACCCCCGCCGGCCGCGCCGGAGCGGTCGGCCACCTGGTCGGCGCGCCGCATCAGGGGCTGGCGCAGATGTTCCACATGATGAACGAGGCGCGGATCGGGGTCGGGGCGGGCGCCACCGCGTTGGGGTACACCGGCTACCTCAAGAGCCTGGCGTACGCGAAGGAGCGGCCGCAGGGCCGGCCGGTCGGCGCGAAGGACCCGGCCGCCCCGCAGGTGCCGATCATTGACCACCCGGACGTCCGCCGGATGCTGTTGGCGCAGAAGAGCTACGTGGAGGGGGCGTTGGCGCTGGTGCTCTACTGCGCGCGGCTGCTCGACGAGCAGAAGACCGCCCCGGCCGAGGCCGACCGCGAGCGTGCGCACCTGCTGCTGGACGTGCTCACCCCGATCACCAAGAGCTGGCCGTCGCAGTGGTGCCTCGCCGCCAACGACCTGGCCATCCAGGTGCTCGGCGGCGCTGGCTACACCCGCGACCACGACGTGGAGCAGCACTACCGGGACAACCGGCTCAACCCGATCCACGAGGGCACCCACGGCATCCAGGCACTGGATCTGCTGGGGCGCAAGATGACCATGCAGGGCGGCGCTGGTCTCGCCCTGCTGACCGCGACGATCGGTGACACGGTGGAGCGGGCCCGCAAGGCCGAGGGTGCGGCGGCCGAGCTGGCGGGCCGGTTGGCCGCCGCGGTGGACCGGGTCACCGCTGTCACTCGTCGACTCTGGGCCGACGGTGACCCGGTGCTCGCGTTGGCCAACGCCAGCGCCTACCTGGAGGCCGTCGGGCACGTCGTGGTCGCGTGGATGTGGTTGGAGCAGGTGCTGGCGCTGCCGCCGGAGGGGGCCGGCGACGCGTTCCACGCCGGCAAGCGGCAGGCCGCACGCTACTTCTTCACTGTCGAGTTGCCCCGGACCGGCCCGCAGTTCGACCTGCTGGAGAGTCGGGACCGGACCACGCTCGACATGCGGCCGGACTGGTTCTGACCGGTCACCGTCGGCGGGACTGGTTGCCCATCGCCTGCCGCCCCTTGACGAAGCCCCAGATGATCACGATCACCAGCGCGATCACACCGATGATGATCAGCCAGCGGACCGCCTCAAGGATCAACCCGAGCAGGATCAGCACGCCGGCGACCACGCCGACGACCCAGAGCAGCGCACGCATGTCGACCTCCCGTAACCGGCCGCCTGGTGCGGCGGGCCCCGGGTTCACGTTCCCCGTACGACCGACACCATGCCGATTGATCGACTCGGGTTCCTTGAAGTCGCGGTGTCCAGGGCCCGGCAACACCCCGACTTTCTGAGACCCGAGTGGATCAAGCGCGAGCTCGACCAATCAGGGCGAGCTCAGCCGTCGGTGCGCGCCACGTAGACGGTGTTGGCCGACTCCCCGCCGGTCAACGGATTGGCGAACGGCACGACGTGCGCGCGTACGCCCACGAACACCTCGGTGAGCGCGTCGGTGAACTCGGCGTCCGGCGGGTCGTCCGACCAGAGCGCGAAGACGCCCTCGGGGCGCAGCAGGGCGGCCAGGCGGCGCAGACCGTCCGGACGATAGAACGCCGCGTGGCTCGGGTGCAGGACGTTGCGCGGGGAGTGGTCGACGTCGAGCAGCACGGCGTCGAACCGACGAGCGGGCACCTCGGTGTCGAAACCTGTGTCACCGGCCACCGCCGCGAAGAAGTCGGCCTGCACGAAGCGGGTCCGGGGGTCCTCGGCGAGCCCTGCCGCGAACGGCAGCAACCCCCGCCGGTGCCAGTCGATCACGTCTTCGATCGCCTCCACCACGAGCAGGGACCGCACCCGGGGGTCGCCCAGCGCCGCACAGGCGGTGTAACCCAACCCGAGACCGCCCACCACCACGTCGAGGGAGTCACCGGTCACCTCGGCGAGACCGAGCCGCGCCAACTCGATCTCCGCGACCGGGAAGAGGCTGGACATCAGGTACTCGTCGTCGAGCTTGACCTCGTACACCTCGACCTGGAGCGCCGGATCCCGGCGTCGGCGCAGGCTGATCGCGCCGATCGGTGTCTCCCGCCAGGCCAGCTCTTCGAAACGCGCGCCCACGGGTGCCCTCTCGCCGCCGGATTCGTCCACGGATGGTACCGGTTGCCCGGCGACGGGCGGCCACGCAGGGTCCACGGGACATCGACGCAGCGCATATCCTGTGCCCCGTCGATCCACCGGAGGGGACTCATGCCGTCGCGGCAGGACCAGCTGCACTCCTACCAGTTCAGCGTCCAGCGGGCCGTCGCCGCCCTGGTCATGCGGGAGACCGATCCCGCGCAGTCACCGTTTCGGCGGCTGGCCGGCGCCGGGCTGGCCAGCGTTCTGGTGGCGGCGATCGGGCTCGGCGGTTTCGCCCTCTACGGCCTGTTCGCCGGCGGCGGCAAGGGGTGGCGCGACCCGGGTGCGGTGATCGTGGAGAAGGAGTCCGGCGCCCGGTTCGTCTATCGCGAGCAGAAGCTGCACCCGGTGCTCAACTACGCTTCGGCGCTGCTCATTGTCGGCGCGGACCGGTCGAAGACCGTGCTGGTGTCCCGCCGCACGATCGACGGGGTGCCGCGCGGGCTGCCGTTGGGCATCGCCGACGCCCCCGACTCGCTGCCCGCCCCCGGGCGGCTGGCCGCCACGGCGTGGACGGTCTGCTCGACGGTCCCGGCCGGCGCGGGCGCGGCGACGCCGCGCTCCGCGCTGCTGATCGGCACCGAACCGGACGGCGGCCGACCGCTGGGCGATGACGCGCTGCTGCTGCGTCACCCCGACGGTGGGCTGCATCTGCTCTGGCACCAGCGGCGCTACCTCGTCCGTGATCCCAGCAGGGTGCTGGCGGCGCTCGCCACCACCCGGGCCCAGGCGGTCCCGGTGGCGCCGGCACTGCTCAACTCGCTGCCCGCCGGCACCGACCTCGCCCCGCTTGCCCTGCCCGCGCTGGGTCGGCCCGCCACCCGGGTGCCGGGTGCCACGATCGGCGCGGTCTACCTGGTGAGCAACTCCGGTGGCGGTCGGCAGTACGCGGTGGCGCTCGACGCCGGCCTGGCCGGCATCACCGAACTGCAGGCGGGGCTGTTGCTGGCCCGCACCGGGCAGGGCGCGCCGCTGCCGATGACGTTGGGCCGGTTCGCCGCGCTGCCCACGGTGCCCGATCTCGCCCCCACCGGCCCGAACGCCCCGCCACCGACCCCGCCCCGGCTCGCGGCCGGTGACGGCGGGGCGCTCTGCACCCGCGTCGCCGACGACGGTGGGGTTGGCGAGGTGCGTTGGGGCGTACCGCTGCGGGACCTGGCGGCCGTGCCCCGCACCGCGCCGGCCGGCGGCGCGGTGCTGGCCGACCACGTGGTGGTGGAGCCGGGCCGCGGCGCGGTGGTCGAGGCCGTCGCCGCGCCCGGTGCGACCGGCGGTGCGGTCTCCGTCGTGACCGACCTGGGCCGACGGTACGTGCTGGCCGAGCGGGAGGTGCTCGCGATGCTCGGCTACCGCGACGTGCGACCGGTGCGGCTGCCGGCCGGGCTGGTCAGTCTGGTGCCGGCCGGCGCCACCCTCGACCCGACCGCCGCCCGCGCCGCCGCTGCCCCCGACTGAGGCGGCACGCTGGTGTCAGTCGGACGGGCGGCGCAGGACGCTGACCGCGAACGGGGCGTCGTCGCGCCACGGGCGCAGGTCCCAGGTGGCGAAGCGTTGCTCCACGCGTAGCCCGGCGGCCACCGCGTCGGCGTCGAACGCGGTCAGTGGGTAGCCGCGCTCGGTGCCGAAGCCCACCGTCAGCACCCCGTCGGGTCGCAGGTGCGCGGCCACCCGGCGCAGGACCTCCGGTTCGGTGCCGACGGCGACGAAGGCGAGCACGTTGCCGGCCAGCACCGCCGCGTCGAACGGCTCCGCCTCACCCAGCGCCGGGAGATCCAGCTCGGCGAGGTCGGCGACCAGCCACGTCGGGCCGGGATAGTCGGCGCGGGCGGCCTCCACCAGTGCGGGGTCGGCGTCCACCCCGACCACCGTGTGCCCCCGCTCGGCCAGCGCGGCACCGACGCGGCCGGTGCCGCTGCCGGCGTCGAGGATCCGGGAGCCGGGCGCGACGAGAGCGTCCACCAGCCGGGCCTCGCCGGCCAGGTCCGCACCCTCGGCCACGAGTTTGCGGAACCGGTCGATATACCACTGTGAATGCTCGGGGCCGGTGTCGGTCTCCCAGCGGGTCGGGTTGGCCATGTGGCCACCGTAACCGGGCCGGTGGCGGCCCGGCGGGCGACCCGGGACAGCCCGGATCAGGGCAGCTGGGCCACCGTGATGAACTCGTTGTAGGTGAACACCCGCCCCATCGGCCGGGCGAACGGGAACGAGTACTGCCGGGTGACGGTCAGGCCCAGCTCCTGACAGGTCTGCGCCGCCTCGGCGAAGCCGACGAACCGGACGTGTGAGGCGTCGCTGGCGTAGCCGCGTTCCTGCGGGGTGATGAACACGGCCTGCCCACCGGAGCGCACGTACGGCAGGTAGGACGAGATGACGTCCCGCGCCTCGTCGGCCGGCAGGTGCTCCAGCAGGTGCGCGGCGAGCAGCGAGTCGAACGCCCCCGGCCGGGCGTGCGGGCTGTCCTTGAACTCCTCCACCGTGTACGCCTCCAGCCCCACGGCCCGGGAGTGCGCCACCGAGGTGGGGTTGTGGTCGACGCCCACGCCGTTGCCGTCGAGGTTGGCGAGGTTGCGGCCGAGACCGGAGCCGACGTCGAGGGTGTGGCCCAGATTGAGGCGGCGCAGATTCCACCGGTAGGGCGCCTGCACGTCGAGCATCTGCTTCCAGCGGGCACCACCGAGGCGTTGCAGCCGATCGGTGTAGTCCTCGCCCGCGGTCTCGGTCGGGCGGGTCCGTCGTGCCTGGCTCATGCGCCAGCTCCCTCAGCTGTGCCGGATAAAGACGTGCCGATGGTACGGACAGAAGAGCGATTGTGGGGGGCGTCACAGCCCAGCGTTTCCGGACTGTGACGCCGACCCGCTCAGCCCTTCTCCGCGCCGCTGGTCAGGCCCTCGGTGAGCAGTCGCTCGCTGGCGAAAAAGAGGATGACGATGGGCAGGGTGAGCACGACCGACCCGGCCATCAGCACGGTTTTGGGCACCTCCACCCCGTCGGCGAGCAGGGACAGCCCCAGCGACACCGTCCACCGGTTGGGTTTGTCGACCAGGAACAGCAACGCGAACAGGAACTCGTTCCAGGCGATCATGAAGTCGTAGAGCGCGACCGCCATGATCGACGGTAGGGCCAGGGGCAGGCTGACGCGGCGGATGATGCCGAGCCGGCCGGCGCCGTCGATGGCCGCCGACTCCTCCAGACTGACCGGGATGGTCTCGAAGTAGTTCTTCAGCATGTAGACCGAGACCGGCAGCGTCTGCGAGATGTAGACCAGCACCAGACCGAACAGCGAGCCACGCAACCCGGCCCGGGTGAAGACCACGAACAACGGGATCGCGATGACGATCGACGGAAACAGGTAGACCGCCAGGAACAGGAAGTCCACCTGCCTGCGGCCGAAGAACCGCAACCGGGCCACCGCGTACGCGCCGGGGATCGCGACCAGGAGGGTGAGCACGGTCGCCGCGACGGCGACCAGCCCGCTGTTGCGGATGAAGGTGAGGAAACCCTGGCCGCCGTCGTCGGTGGCCTTGAGCACCTCGGCGTACGTGGCCAAGGTCAGCTCACCGAAGCCGACCACCAGCGCGCCGGGGTCGAGCAGCAGCCGCTCGATGGGACGCACCGAGAGCACCAGCATGTAGTAGAAGGGGAAGACGGTGATCAGCAGGAACACGGCGATCACCAGGCGGCGCACCCACCGCAGGCTCACCGTCTCGACGGCGTCCCGGTCCATCAGCCCACCCTCCGTCCGAAGAAGCGCAGGTAGATCACCACGAACACGATGAGCACCACGGCCAGCACGACCGCCTGCGCGGCGGCGGCCCCGATGTCGGTACGGGCGGTGAGGAACTCGTACACCCGCACGCTGACCACCTCGGTGCCGGCCGCGCCGCCGGTGAGCAGGTAGACGTCGTCGAACTTGTTGAACGTCATGATGAAGCGCAGGACGCCCAGCAGGGCGATCACCGGCAGCAGTTGCGGCAGCAGGATGTGCCGGAACCGCTGGGTGGGGGTGGCGCCGTCGACGCGGGCGGCCTCCTCCAGCTCGCCGGGCACGGCCTGGAGCCGGGCCAGCAGGAACAGGAACGCGAACGGGAAGTACCGCCACGCCTCGAAGACGATCACCGTGGCCAGCGCGGTCGACTCCTGGGTGAGGAACGGCACCGGGGAGTCCCAGCCGAGCAGGCGCTGCCCCCACGCGTTGACGATGCCGAGCTGCGGGTCGAGCATCACCTGCCAGACGAACGTCACCGCGACCACCGGTGCCACGTACGGCAGCAGCATGGACGCCCGGACCAGGGTGCGGCCCCGAAACGGTCGGCGGACGACCAGGGCGGCGACCAGACCGAGCACGATCGACCCGA contains these protein-coding regions:
- a CDS encoding SMP-30/gluconolactonase/LRE family protein, with amino-acid sequence MLSLPTEEDHRLTPVFQEDRVCTGVTTVRGRVFLSYPSADRPGVQVVEALPDGRRVPYPDVAWNRANRSPSEGFVHVNGLRGGPDGRLWIVDSGTPQLGGAQVPGGARLIAVNLDGDQVERVYHLDEAVYPGSYVDDVRFNGRMAYFSDAGAAGLIVLDLDSGRPRRVLDGHPSTAGGPVVADGRVLRDPDGADVRLHVDQLEVSPDGRWLYYQPASGGMSRIATRWLDDPSVSADEMARTVERWCDTPSTGGTAIDATGTIYLSDLERRRVLVLAPDRNVRTLVADPRLAWVDAMWLDADARLWMPAAQLHLTAGLNGGVAAVDYPVQIYRMPVEIGPPARDHA
- a CDS encoding MmcQ/YjbR family DNA-binding protein, whose translation is MTAPGDVPPEILDRLRPICLGLPETYEEPAWVGTRWRIRKRTVAHVLTVDPDRQPVHARAAALDQPACLLTFRSPLDEIAGLLAMGHPFYKPDWSPTVVGMILDDDTDWDEVGELLTESYCLLAPKRLATQVGPPAPPMR
- a CDS encoding acyl-CoA dehydrogenase → MPSTLLSRRDLDFLLHDWLRVSELVERPRYAEHSRETFDDALDLAERVATEQFAPHNRAADLAEPTFDGQRVRLIPQVRAALDSFAETGLLTAGLDATVGGLQLPQAVAAACFTWFQAANVATSAYPFLTLGNANLLLAHGSPEQVDTYVRPMLDGRFFGTMCLSEPHAGSSLADITTRAEPQADGTYRLFGTKMWISGGDHELAENIVHLVLARIPGAPPGVKGISLFIVPKVLVGPDGSLGDRNDVVLVGLNHKMGFRGTTNTLLSFGDGAHTPAGRAGAVGHLVGAPHQGLAQMFHMMNEARIGVGAGATALGYTGYLKSLAYAKERPQGRPVGAKDPAAPQVPIIDHPDVRRMLLAQKSYVEGALALVLYCARLLDEQKTAPAEADRERAHLLLDVLTPITKSWPSQWCLAANDLAIQVLGGAGYTRDHDVEQHYRDNRLNPIHEGTHGIQALDLLGRKMTMQGGAGLALLTATIGDTVERARKAEGAAAELAGRLAAAVDRVTAVTRRLWADGDPVLALANASAYLEAVGHVVVAWMWLEQVLALPPEGAGDAFHAGKRQAARYFFTVELPRTGPQFDLLESRDRTTLDMRPDWF
- a CDS encoding spermidine synthase, giving the protein MGARFEELAWRETPIGAISLRRRRDPALQVEVYEVKLDDEYLMSSLFPVAEIELARLGLAEVTGDSLDVVVGGLGLGYTACAALGDPRVRSLLVVEAIEDVIDWHRRGLLPFAAGLAEDPRTRFVQADFFAAVAGDTGFDTEVPARRFDAVLLDVDHSPRNVLHPSHAAFYRPDGLRRLAALLRPEGVFALWSDDPPDAEFTDALTEVFVGVRAHVVPFANPLTGGESANTVYVARTDG
- the eccB gene encoding type VII secretion protein EccB, producing MPSRQDQLHSYQFSVQRAVAALVMRETDPAQSPFRRLAGAGLASVLVAAIGLGGFALYGLFAGGGKGWRDPGAVIVEKESGARFVYREQKLHPVLNYASALLIVGADRSKTVLVSRRTIDGVPRGLPLGIADAPDSLPAPGRLAATAWTVCSTVPAGAGAATPRSALLIGTEPDGGRPLGDDALLLRHPDGGLHLLWHQRRYLVRDPSRVLAALATTRAQAVPVAPALLNSLPAGTDLAPLALPALGRPATRVPGATIGAVYLVSNSGGGRQYAVALDAGLAGITELQAGLLLARTGQGAPLPMTLGRFAALPTVPDLAPTGPNAPPPTPPRLAAGDGGALCTRVADDGGVGEVRWGVPLRDLAAVPRTAPAGGAVLADHVVVEPGRGAVVEAVAAPGATGGAVSVVTDLGRRYVLAEREVLAMLGYRDVRPVRLPAGLVSLVPAGATLDPTAARAAAAPD
- a CDS encoding class I SAM-dependent methyltransferase, whose translation is MANPTRWETDTGPEHSQWYIDRFRKLVAEGADLAGEARLVDALVAPGSRILDAGSGTGRVGAALAERGHTVVGVDADPALVEAARADYPGPTWLVADLAELDLPALGEAEPFDAAVLAGNVLAFVAVGTEPEVLRRVAAHLRPDGVLTVGFGTERGYPLTAFDADAVAAGLRVEQRFATWDLRPWRDDAPFAVSVLRRPSD
- a CDS encoding methyltransferase domain-containing protein, with protein sequence MSQARRTRPTETAGEDYTDRLQRLGGARWKQMLDVQAPYRWNLRRLNLGHTLDVGSGLGRNLANLDGNGVGVDHNPTSVAHSRAVGLEAYTVEEFKDSPHARPGAFDSLLAAHLLEHLPADEARDVISSYLPYVRSGGQAVFITPQERGYASDASHVRFVGFAEAAQTCQELGLTVTRQYSFPFARPMGRVFTYNEFITVAQLP
- a CDS encoding carbohydrate ABC transporter permease, translated to MDRDAVETVSLRWVRRLVIAVFLLITVFPFYYMLVLSVRPIERLLLDPGALVVGFGELTLATYAEVLKATDDGGQGFLTFIRNSGLVAVAATVLTLLVAIPGAYAVARLRFFGRRQVDFLFLAVYLFPSIVIAIPLFVVFTRAGLRGSLFGLVLVYISQTLPVSVYMLKNYFETIPVSLEESAAIDGAGRLGIIRRVSLPLALPSIMAVALYDFMIAWNEFLFALLFLVDKPNRWTVSLGLSLLADGVEVPKTVLMAGSVVLTLPIVILFFASERLLTEGLTSGAEKG
- a CDS encoding carbohydrate ABC transporter permease; translation: MTTTAPGPGRSPTRERPASPRRRPLTLRRRESRAGLALVAPTLLVTVAVIGIPIVWTVVLAFQRVRLATLRKTGLFGEFTLDNIDRVLHTPGFAETLWVTLIYSIGGTVGSIVLGLVAALVVRRPFRGRTLVRASMLLPYVAPVVAVTFVWQVMLDPQLGIVNAWGQRLLGWDSPVPFLTQESTALATVIVFEAWRYFPFAFLFLLARLQAVPGELEEAARVDGATPTQRFRHILLPQLLPVIALLGVLRFIMTFNKFDDVYLLTGGAAGTEVVSVRVYEFLTARTDIGAAAAQAVVLAVVLIVFVVIYLRFFGRRVG